The DNA region AATTCTTTAAATTCCTTTTGCTCCTTTTCGCTTGGCGGCTTCAGTTCCGCTTTTCCGGTCAGAAAGGCGCTCTCATATCCCAGCGCCATGTAATAAATCGCCTTGTCGAAAAACTGGCTGACTCGATCGATTAATTCCAGGGCCTGAAACAGCTCGATGGCGTTGTCCCCAATCCCAGACCCTTTCACCTCTTTCCAAAGGTTCTCCTTCACCAGGATCAATGCGAAAATCACCTCATGCAGAGGCACTCCCTGTTCTGCGCGGCGCTCTCCAATGCCAAAGTTCTTCTTTCGGATTTCATCATCAGTCTTTTGCATGATGCAGTCGGAGAGATGTCGATAGATTTCATAGGCCCGGTCGTGCAACTCTTCCCGGGGGATGTTCTTGCAGAAAATCTGCGTGCGGGGATGTTCGTTAACAGCCTTAAGAAGACGGTCGGCCAGGACGTCAGCATTCTTCTCAATCAGACGGACGAGTTTGAGCGCGATCATGGGGCCTCCTTTCGGGAGGGCTCAGCAGGTAATCGTTTCAATGAACAAATTCTCCTTTCTTGGCCTCAATTATAAACCCTTGGGTCAGGCCAAATCAATGCGATGAATTCCAACACTCCTCGCCCCACCGCCTCATCACGTCCTCATTCAATCCGATGGGAGATAGAATTCATCTTCCCGGAGGGCCCCCACGCTTGTTTGCCCAGGTGAACCAGGAGAACTCAAGTCTCAGGTCAAAGAGCCCACCTGCAAGGCCTGGTTCGAACGGTGTGATCAACCGCAGTCCACCCATGAGCGTTGGGACCGGACTCCTCCTCAGTGGTAGGGAACGCACAATTTGAATTCCCCGTCACAGACGAAGGCCACGGACTCGATCGGTTGGTCGCTGCTGAGCACCATGCTCCCTCTCCAATCCTTCTTGTAATCCCCAATCTGAAACTGGGTCGCTTCACCGGGCTGAAGGGTCATTTCATCGGCCGTCCATTTCTTCCCGGAGTAGTCCAGCATGTCGCAGATGACCTTGGCTTCCGCTGTCCCAATATTTCGAATAAAGATTCCAGTCTTGTTGGAGAGGGAGTCCACAACGAACGGATAACGCGCTTTCTCCGTCAGACCAGACGGCTTTATCGGGCCCTCAGTCACGACGAAGACGGGAATATTCGGATTGGCGACGAGCGCCGGGGTGTTGAAGACGTGAACATCGACATAACCTATATCATCCTTGTTCAGGGTGGCTTTGGACAGATCCAGGGCCACCGTGAAGGTCAATTTCATGGGCGTGGGCATCTGTGGAAGAGGGCAGGCAACCTGGTTGTCAATGAACTGGCAGGAGAGGGAGGTAACGCCCGACCAAACGGGATTCACGGTCATGATCGAGACCTTGGTGAGGGGCGGGAAAAGCAACACCATCAGTGCGTTGGATGGGGGAATGAACACGCTGGTCGTCTCGACCTCGATCGGGTCGAGAACCACCACTTGCCCCGCAGTGGCCGCAACACTCGAAGCTCTGACCGTAAACTGGTTCTGGGCGGTCAGGAGACCTGTCAAAAGGAGAAATGCAAGACAAAAATAGAGTCCTCTTTTCATAAAGCGCTCCTTAGGTGAAATGACTGAGTTTAGACCACAAGTTACATCAAATCGGATTTAGGACCTGGAAATTTGGGTGGCACTCCTCACGAAAGCCCCGGCATGGGCTGTGGTCTTCAGCGGGATAAGTCAACCTCACACAAGTTGGATATCAGGATTTGGGGAGCCCGCTTACTAGACACTTTCAACAAGCCTGCCACAAAAAAGGTCCCGGGCGAACAGTTCAACTGCGTATAGTTAACCACTATCGCCCCTCCAAAACAATAGAATTCTTGGAAGCTGTCGAGACTCTTTGATTATGATCTCACTTGGACTCTTTAGAAATGTCCTCTAGAGTAGGGCCTCCGAGGAGTCGATGCGACGGGGCATTTACTGATGAGCGAGAAAGAGCGATGGCAGGCAGTGGAGTTGAAGCAGATGAAAGAGAGGAAGAAATCGATCCTCCGTGGCAGGATGCTCCGCGTTTGCTGCGAGGCGAGAGTGGGGGCAGCGGTGAGAGAAACCGTGATAGCCCCGCTGGCGGGGCACTCTGGTGGGGCCAGGATGGGAACAGAATCAGACCAGGCCCGGAGGGCTCAGAGAATGTAGCCCCACCTGATGCTCCGCGTTCTTTGCGGAGCGAGGGTGGGGTAGCGAGGAGAGAAAATATGAGAGCCCCGCTGGCGGAGCGAAAGAATCCTCCGAGACGGGCAAAATAATTCCCTGCTCTCATCATCTCTCCCGTGTATCCTCTCCGTATCGCCTTTCACAGCTCAATGCCGAATTGGCAACCATGGTGGGACTCTTTCCTTATTTACGTGGTCTTCTCAATTGGTACGCGTATATCTGGGCGTAAGGGGAATCCTGTCGCCCCGCAAGCGGGGCTGGGGTTTCTTCCCCGCATTCTGACCCCACCCTCCCTTCGCAAAGAACGCGAAGGTCAGGTGGGGCTACATTCTTCGGGCCCTCCGGGCCTAACGTACCCCTTTAAATTCGTGAACGAGCTTCTATGAGGGGGATATCCTTTGAATCTGCGTACCGTTATCGGTTGGAAGCTTCCTGGGTATCGGAGGTGTCCCTCTTTTTAGCGCGAAGGTATTTGCCGAAAACACCATTCCAGGGCGGAATCACAATGGACACTGCGCCGTAAGCCTGGGCCTGGCAGGCCAGGCGGATGAGGGGCTTCGGCTCATCGCTATCAATGTATCCGAATTCTCTGATCTGTTTTGATTCCCGGGGACCGACCGCAGAGAGTTTTTCCGCCCCCGCGAGGATTCCGACCCAGCATGATCCACAGGTCGCGGCACGGCACTCGACCGGGATTGGACCTTCATCGGGAACACAGCGGGGATCGAGCGATCGATAGTCCCTCTTGTCGTTGGCTGCCGCCGTGGTAATCTGCTGAGAGGAAATCAATTTGAACTTCGCGCCTTTGTCGTTTTCGTTGAACGTGACGGTATACTCTTTTGCCTCACCGCGGAGAAAACCGAACAAGCCCTGGGAATCATCCCGCGCCCGCGCCTTTAGAATCTTCCCCGGTTTCCTTTTGAGATGCCTCGGGCCGATCTGGACCGCTCCGGGCGCGGCACGGAAGGCGTCCATGCCCACTTGCTGCAAGGTCATGAAAGCGACCGCGGTGATCCCGATGAGGAAAGATTCGTGGACCTTGACGCGTAGCGAAACATCTCGCGCGACATCGATGATCTGGGCCGCCAGTTCCAGGCTCTCGGGGGGTCTGCTGTCCTCGGCAAAGCCTTCCACTGCCTTCTTCACCTGTGGCCAGTATCGGTGGCCATAAAAGAATGCATGGGACGAATCGATCTGGTCTTTCAATTCATTCCGCCCCGCCAACAAAAGCCTCTTGGCCAATTCGCCGGGGTTCTCTGCCTGTTGCATAGCTTGATGCAGCGAGAGCGGAAAAAACCTGAACCAGATCTGGGTGGCGGTTTTGTCGACAGGGTGAATTGAAGGTAGAAGCGCGGAAACAACCTCAGACCACGCCTCTTCATCATGTTGATTCAAGAAGGCATCAAACAAGGGTTCGCTCTGTGTGTTCATGGTTATGGGCCGGATTTTTCTTTTTCGTGTCTCTCCATCTTGAAGCGCGGATTCTCCGCCCCGGGCCTTTACCTTGAGAGCTGCGTTCTCCCCTCGGCCGGGTAAGGGGCCGGAAATATTCCTCAGCGCGCTTTCTTCAACAGGGCAATCTGCCCCGCGTGATAAAGGTTATGTTGGACGGCACCGTGAAGCATAACATAGACGGTGTACCCCTTTCCAGCCACTGTTTCCTCAAGCCGCGCGTCCTCCAATTGGGAGATTTTCTGGCGCAAGCCCTGGTAACTGCCCTCCAGATCTTCGAGACACTTGGTCCATGCCTGTTTGCCGGTATCCCGGACCGCCGGCCAGTCCTCCTCAGGCGGCAGATCGGCGACGACCTCGCCTTCAAGCCGCCGCCGTACGACCTGCATCCAGGCGGATAGATGCAGCACGATTTCCCAGATGCTGTGCAATCCGCGAATAGGTTTGATGGCCGCCTTTTGGGCGGTGACTTCCGAAAGGATTTCTTTGAGCGCCGGCCCGTGCCAGGCATCCCCTTCAAACGCCCGTCTTAATTGATCGTCAATCCTCGATGTCTCAGTCATGCATCCCTCCTGTTTCCACATTCACCACGGCGACACAAATATGGCAGGAGCGTGCTAGGATATGCCAAATTTTCATCCGGAGGCCCTATGACTCTCCCTCGTAGATTGTTGGTTGCGGTGATCGTTTCCATCATATCAGGAATGGTGCCGACTCATGCAAGTGATAATTCAGCGGTCAAGCCGGCCCCCCGGGCAGCCCCTTCCCGGGATGCAAACGTCACCGCGTGGACACTGGCTAACGGTCTCGCGGTTGTTCACATCCGGAAGCCCTCTTCGAAAGTGCTGGCTTCGATTGTCACGATTAACGTCGGCTCCAAGGATGAAAAAAGTGAGACCAGCGGACTCTCGCATCTGCTCGAGCACATGGTCTTCGACGGGACACAGCGGCGCAGCCGGGCTGAGATTAACGAGGGCTCCAAACGCTATGGAGGGTACGTCAACGCCACTACGCGGGCTGGATTCACGTGCTACCTCTCCATCTTCCCGTCCGAGTTCGCGGAGCTGTCACTTGACCTCCAGGGTGACATGCTCTTTCATTCCACGATTCCCTCGCAGGAACTGGAAAAGGAGCGCAAGGTTGTCATCGAGGAAATGAAGAAAGACCGCGATTCACCGGTCACCCGGGCCGCCGAATTCCACGACGAGCTGCTTTTTCAAGGGACAGCCTATGCCCGGCCCGTGCTGGGTTTTGAGCAGACCATCGCGTCGGTCCCCCGGTCGACGGTCCTCACCTACTATCAGCAGCACTATGTTCCCTCACGCATGAAAGCGATGATCATCAGCCCATTCCCGGCCTCCGAAGTCAAAAAGTGGATGGATAAGACATTTGGGACGGCCGGTTCTCCCGGCGCATCCGTGAAAGGAGCATCCCGGTGGACTTTTCCCACAGCCGGGGCGCCGCAGTACAAGGAAGAAGAGGTGCCCGCGGCCTACCTCGAGATATCCCTGCCCGCTCCAGCACTGGGGGACTCCGATTACTTCGCCTATGACCTGCTGTCGCGCTATCTCGCGGAGGGAGGGGCTTCCCCACTCCAACGGGCCCTCCGCATGGTGCGTCCGCCGCTGGTCGATAGCGTGAGCGCGGATTTGAACACGGAGGATACATTCTCAATCTGGAAAATTTCCATGGTCACACAACCCGGCCAGATTCCCGATGTGCTTGAAAGCTTGCGTCGCACCCTGCAAACCCTCGCCACCACCGGAATCCCTGCAGAGGAGATGCCCCGACTCCAGCGCCAGGTGCTTTCACAGGAAGCCATCCTGTCGGAGCAGGCCATGTACTACGGATTCCTCAAGGCGCCTTATATGAATGCCAAAGGGTACTCATTCGTCGCCACCTATCCCGAGCGGCTTCGCGGCGTCACACCTGAGGCGGTGCGAAGAGTGGCAGAAAAATACTTCGCTAACCCGGTCTTCTTCATAACCGCCCTTGTTCCCAAGGGCAAGATTCCTCCTATCGAACCTGCAGGCGACGCCCATGCGTGGAAAAAGGAAACACTGCCCAACGGCGTGACGCTGATTGCGAAAGGGAGTGACGAATCCGATGTTTTTGCGATGAGCCTGTTCACGCGCCAGCGCTCCGCCCTCGAACCGCAGGATCTGGAAGGGATTTCTGATTTCGTTCAGCGCATGCTGCTCAAAGGCACAGCTTCCCGAAGCGAGGAGGCCATTCAAAAGGAACTGGACGATCTTTCGGCCCAAATTCAATTTGTCGACAACCCGTTCATTCCTTATGACGATGCCTGGACCACAAACCGCTTCAACTTCTTCCGCCTGGAAGCGCTGGATGAACTGCGGGGCCGTGCACTGGACTTGATGGGCGATGTGATTGCCAATGCCAACTTTCCCGACGCGCAAGTCGCCAAGGTGCGCGAGGAAATCGTCCGGCTTCAAACGCGGGAGGCC from Terriglobia bacterium includes:
- a CDS encoding DinB family protein codes for the protein MTETSRIDDQLRRAFEGDAWHGPALKEILSEVTAQKAAIKPIRGLHSIWEIVLHLSAWMQVVRRRLEGEVVADLPPEEDWPAVRDTGKQAWTKCLEDLEGSYQGLRQKISQLEDARLEETVAGKGYTVYVMLHGAVQHNLYHAGQIALLKKAR
- a CDS encoding 2Fe-2S iron-sulfur cluster binding domain-containing protein, whose protein sequence is MNTQSEPLFDAFLNQHDEEAWSEVVSALLPSIHPVDKTATQIWFRFFPLSLHQAMQQAENPGELAKRLLLAGRNELKDQIDSSHAFFYGHRYWPQVKKAVEGFAEDSRPPESLELAAQIIDVARDVSLRVKVHESFLIGITAVAFMTLQQVGMDAFRAAPGAVQIGPRHLKRKPGKILKARARDDSQGLFGFLRGEAKEYTVTFNENDKGAKFKLISSQQITTAAANDKRDYRSLDPRCVPDEGPIPVECRAATCGSCWVGILAGAEKLSAVGPRESKQIREFGYIDSDEPKPLIRLACQAQAYGAVSIVIPPWNGVFGKYLRAKKRDTSDTQEASNR
- a CDS encoding insulinase family protein; the protein is MTLPRRLLVAVIVSIISGMVPTHASDNSAVKPAPRAAPSRDANVTAWTLANGLAVVHIRKPSSKVLASIVTINVGSKDEKSETSGLSHLLEHMVFDGTQRRSRAEINEGSKRYGGYVNATTRAGFTCYLSIFPSEFAELSLDLQGDMLFHSTIPSQELEKERKVVIEEMKKDRDSPVTRAAEFHDELLFQGTAYARPVLGFEQTIASVPRSTVLTYYQQHYVPSRMKAMIISPFPASEVKKWMDKTFGTAGSPGASVKGASRWTFPTAGAPQYKEEEVPAAYLEISLPAPALGDSDYFAYDLLSRYLAEGGASPLQRALRMVRPPLVDSVSADLNTEDTFSIWKISMVTQPGQIPDVLESLRRTLQTLATTGIPAEEMPRLQRQVLSQEAILSEQAMYYGFLKAPYMNAKGYSFVATYPERLRGVTPEAVRRVAEKYFANPVFFITALVPKGKIPPIEPAGDAHAWKKETLPNGVTLIAKGSDESDVFAMSLFTRQRSALEPQDLEGISDFVQRMLLKGTASRSEEAIQKELDDLSAQIQFVDNPFIPYDDAWTTNRFNFFRLEALDELRGRALDLMGDVIANANFPDAQVAKVREEIVRLQTREADNSSKRAVQRLHNLLLASTPYSRTILGSEGSIRKINRESLIEHYRHMYAPSNLVVIAAGKGTTAGVLRDLRSRFESLKGDGVNLSVTPPTPRTNFLSEKITVNKQQTQIAAGTLAAGWNSPDAAALRVLNSVLSERLAVDLREKQGLAYSVGSDLQQERDYGWIEVRMGTRAEAAEQAREGLLAVVRKLAGGEISAEERERAINGMWGSLLRQRLSRIGQTFYRGIDEVRGSGYDAEDRLLASLKAVTLEDLRRVAGEALNTNRWVMVSVGKN